TTTCTTTAACTTCCCTTGAAAGCGGTATCTTCGAAGTCGGTTGTTGATTCTCAAAATCTTTTACTTTACCAGAAATAGAAGTAAGAATTTTTTTCATTTCAATTTCAAGTTCGCGCGCCGACTTCCGGAGTGCACCTTGCGCAAAAATAATCCACTGCTCCGTAAAGTCAGAAGTCGCGACATGAATTTGAATACGTCGATGCAATAGTTCTAAAACAAGTTTTTCAATTCGTTCATCTGCTGTTTCATTTTCTCTTGTGAACAATACTTCAACATCATGTTTCTTAATCTTACTTTCAATTCCACGCATTAAATAAGCATCAAAGACAACGATAACCCGCCACCCTGTATACGCTTTGTACTCAGCCATCCGTTCGATTAACAAATCTCTTGCTTCTTCCAACTGCCTGTCCTTTAATTGGCGCAATTCCGCCCATGCGCCAATTATATTGTAGCCATCTACAATGAGGACATTTTGCTTTTTCATTTCTTTTCGGTGAGAGGTTGTCGCTTACGCAGCACCTCGTACATTAAAAGTGAAGCTGCAACAGAAGCGTTTAAAGAAGTGACTTTGCCTACCATAGGTAAGTGGTAAAGGAAATCACATTTTTCTTTTAAAATACGTGACATTCCCTTTCCCTCACTCCCAATAATGATAGCTAGCGGAAGTGTTGCATCCATCGTTCGATAGTCAGCAGAGCCCAACGCATCGGTTCCTGCTATCCAAACCCCTCGCTCTTTCAATTGCTCAACCGTTTGGGAAAGGTTATTCACACGCACAACAGGAATATATTCAATCGCACCCGTAGAAGCTTTTGCGACAACCGCTGTTAATCCGACAGAACGACGCCTTGGAATAACCACACCATGCACACCAGCTGCATCAGCTGTCCTTAAGATTGAACCAAGATTATGCGGGTCTTCTAATTCATCTAAAATTAACAGAAGTGGGTCTTCTTGACGTTTTGCAGCTAATTCAAAGATATCTTCCAGTTCTGCATAATGATAAGCCGCGACTGAAGCGATCACGCCTTGATGATTACTGTCAAGCATGCCGTCGAGTTTCTGTTTGGGGACGTATTGAACGATAACCTTTGCCTTCTTGGCAAGCGATAGGATTTCACCAATACTTTTCTTATTAATCCCTTCTGCAACCCAAATTTTATTCAGTTCACGACCTGAACGTAATGCTTCAACGACTGGATTTTTACCGCCTAGCAATTCTGAGTTATTTGTAGTCATCAAGATTCATCCTCCTTTGGGTTTTCAATAATACGAATCGCTTCAAGTATAAACTGCTCCACTCTTTTCTCGTCCTCTAGCAAATAGAGATAACCGAGTACCGCTTCGAAACCAGAGCTATTTTTATATGTTCCCACATCTGTATTTTTGGGTGTCGATCCTGGCTTTGCATTCCGCCCACGCTTCATCACCATTTGTTCTGCTTCCGTTAGAAAGTCTTGCGTAAGCATTGTTTGCAAAATCGCCGCTTGTGATTTCGCCGACACATAACGTGTTGCTTCTCTATGCAACACGTTAGGTCGGACACGTCCTGAACGTAATAAATGCTCTCGAATCGCCTGTTCATAAACTGCATCACCCATATATGCTAAGGCGAGTGCATTCAATTGTTTTACGTCAACATCTCTTAGTACGTACATGTTGTTACCCTCGTTTCCAGCGAGTTCCTTGCGCTGTATCTTCAAGGAGAATGCCTTTTTCTTTTAGCTCATCTCGAATTTCATCAGATCTAGCAAAATCACGATTGCGGCGCGCTTCTAATCGCTCTTCAATTAGTTTTTCAATATCTTCATCGAGTAAATCTTCTTCAGCGTCCATCGGGATGCCCAAGACATCCAATAACGATTCAAACGTTACTAAAAACTTCTCTAGAACGTCTTTCGCTGTATTCTTCTCTAATAAATAAACGTTCGCTAACCTAGCAAGTTCAAAAATCGCTGCAATTCCATTTGCTGTGTTAAAATCATCATCCATCGCTGTAACAAAATCATCTTTGCAAGCGTCAATTTTATGCAACCAAATATCGGATTGGTCGCCAAGGTTTGCAGATGCCCCCAAACGATATTCCACATTTTTATAGGCCGTTAGTATTCTCTCCAAACCAGCTTCCGCCTGTGTCACAAGCTCTTCCGAAAAATTAACCGGATGTCTATAATGCACAGAAAGAATGAAGAAACGGAGCACTTTTGGATCTACTTGCTTCCGAATTTCATTGACAAGGACAAAGTTATCAAGTGATTTGGACATTTTTTCATTATCAATATTAATATAACCATTATGCATCCAATACTTAGCAAATGGCTTACCCGTCATCGCTTCCGAC
This window of the Sporosarcina pasteurii genome carries:
- a CDS encoding NYN domain-containing protein — its product is MKKQNVLIVDGYNIIGAWAELRQLKDRQLEEARDLLIERMAEYKAYTGWRVIVVFDAYLMRGIESKIKKHDVEVLFTRENETADERIEKLVLELLHRRIQIHVATSDFTEQWIIFAQGALRKSARELEIEMKKILTSISGKVKDFENQQPTSKIPLSREVKEIFEKWRRGIR
- the rlmB gene encoding 23S rRNA (guanosine(2251)-2'-O)-methyltransferase RlmB — translated: MTTNNSELLGGKNPVVEALRSGRELNKIWVAEGINKKSIGEILSLAKKAKVIVQYVPKQKLDGMLDSNHQGVIASVAAYHYAELEDIFELAAKRQEDPLLLILDELEDPHNLGSILRTADAAGVHGVVIPRRRSVGLTAVVAKASTGAIEYIPVVRVNNLSQTVEQLKERGVWIAGTDALGSADYRTMDATLPLAIIIGSEGKGMSRILKEKCDFLYHLPMVGKVTSLNASVAASLLMYEVLRKRQPLTEKK
- a CDS encoding Mini-ribonuclease 3, which produces MYVLRDVDVKQLNALALAYMGDAVYEQAIREHLLRSGRVRPNVLHREATRYVSAKSQAAILQTMLTQDFLTEAEQMVMKRGRNAKPGSTPKNTDVGTYKNSSGFEAVLGYLYLLEDEKRVEQFILEAIRIIENPKEDES